In Streptomyces sp. NBC_01408, one DNA window encodes the following:
- a CDS encoding aminopeptidase P family protein codes for MADELTPETPEEEQPKKTHKQRKNGLYPGVSDELAESMRTGWADTELHGLEPIAQAAHTAARRAALSARFPGERLVVPAGRLKTRSNDTEYPFRASTEYAYLTGDQTENGVLVLEPTGETGHTATVYLLPRSNRENGEFWLSGQGELWVGRRHSLAEAEQLLGIPAKDVRELAEALTEAEGPVRAVRGHDSGIESALTDKVTKERDEELRVYLSEARAVKDEFEIGELQKAVDSTVRGFEDVVKVLDKAEATSERYIEGTFFLRARVEGNDIGYGSICAAGPHACTLHWVRNDGDVRSGDLLLLDAGVETHSLYTADVTRTLPINGTYTDIQRKIYDAVYESQEAGIAAVKPGAKFRDFHDASQHVLAEKLVEWGLLEGPVERVLELGLQRRWTLHGTGHMLGMDVHDCAAARTEAYVDGTLEPGMCLTVEPGLYFQADDLTVPEEYRGIGVRIEDDILVTEDGNRNLSAGLPRTSVEVEAWMARLKG; via the coding sequence GTGGCTGACGAGCTCACCCCGGAGACCCCGGAAGAAGAGCAGCCCAAGAAGACGCACAAGCAGCGCAAGAACGGTCTGTACCCGGGCGTCAGCGACGAACTCGCGGAGAGCATGCGCACGGGCTGGGCCGACACCGAGCTGCACGGACTGGAGCCCATCGCCCAGGCCGCGCACACCGCCGCCCGCCGCGCCGCGCTGTCCGCGCGCTTCCCCGGCGAGCGCCTCGTCGTCCCCGCGGGCCGTCTCAAGACCCGCTCGAACGACACCGAGTACCCCTTCCGCGCCTCGACCGAGTACGCGTACCTCACCGGCGACCAGACCGAGAACGGCGTCCTGGTCCTGGAGCCCACCGGGGAGACCGGCCACACGGCCACCGTCTACCTGCTGCCGCGCTCCAACCGCGAGAACGGCGAGTTCTGGCTGTCCGGCCAGGGTGAGCTGTGGGTCGGCCGCCGCCACTCCCTCGCCGAGGCCGAACAGCTCCTGGGGATCCCCGCCAAGGACGTGCGCGAGCTCGCCGAGGCCCTCACCGAGGCCGAGGGCCCGGTCCGGGCGGTACGCGGCCACGACTCCGGCATCGAGTCCGCCCTCACGGACAAGGTGACCAAGGAGCGCGACGAGGAGCTGCGCGTCTACCTCTCCGAGGCCCGCGCCGTGAAGGACGAATTCGAGATCGGCGAGCTGCAGAAGGCCGTCGACTCCACCGTCCGCGGCTTCGAGGACGTCGTGAAGGTCCTGGACAAGGCCGAGGCCACGTCCGAGCGCTACATCGAGGGCACCTTCTTCCTGCGCGCCCGGGTCGAGGGCAACGACATCGGCTACGGCTCCATCTGCGCCGCCGGCCCGCACGCCTGCACCCTGCACTGGGTCCGCAACGACGGCGACGTCCGCTCCGGGGACCTGCTGCTGCTCGACGCGGGCGTGGAGACCCACTCCCTCTACACCGCCGACGTCACGCGCACGCTGCCGATCAACGGCACGTACACCGACATCCAGCGCAAGATCTACGACGCGGTCTACGAGTCCCAGGAAGCCGGCATCGCCGCCGTCAAGCCGGGCGCGAAGTTCCGCGACTTCCACGACGCCTCCCAGCACGTGCTGGCCGAGAAGCTCGTCGAGTGGGGTCTGCTGGAGGGCCCGGTCGAGCGCGTCCTGGAGCTCGGCCTGCAGCGCCGCTGGACCCTGCACGGCACCGGCCACATGCTCGGCATGGACGTCCACGACTGCGCCGCCGCGCGCACCGAGGCCTACGTGGACGGCACGCTGGAGCCGGGCATGTGCCTCACCGTCGAGCCCGGTCTGTACTTCCAGGCCGACGACCTGACCGTGCCCGAGGAGTACCGCGGCATCGGCGTCCGGATCGAGGACGACATCCTCGTCACCGAGGACGGCAACCGGAACCTGTCGGCCGGGCTGCCCCGCACCTCGGTCGAGGTCGAGGCCTGGATGGCGCGCCTCAAGGGCTGA
- a CDS encoding ATP-binding protein has product MSIWWSLHLRREAASVPLARRLLLGTMETAGVDPDISFDLSVALSEACANAVEHGGYGDALDETEAYHVTAYLDGDRCRIEVTDSGPGFPPATVARRRPSLAEHGRGLHLIAELADHVRLRNRPGRGASVSFDKMLKWRDDALLKVS; this is encoded by the coding sequence ATGAGCATCTGGTGGTCTCTCCACTTGAGGCGCGAAGCCGCGAGCGTGCCGCTCGCCAGGCGACTGCTGCTGGGGACGATGGAGACCGCGGGGGTGGACCCGGACATCTCCTTCGATCTCTCGGTGGCGCTGAGCGAGGCCTGTGCCAACGCGGTGGAGCACGGCGGGTACGGCGACGCCCTGGACGAGACCGAGGCGTACCACGTCACGGCCTATCTGGACGGGGACCGCTGCCGCATCGAGGTGACCGATTCGGGCCCGGGATTCCCGCCCGCGACGGTGGCCCGCCGTAGACCGTCCCTGGCCGAGCACGGCCGGGGACTGCACCTGATCGCCGAACTCGCCGACCACGTCCGTCTGCGCAACAGGCCGGGCCGGGGCGCGTCGGTGAGCTTCGACAAGATGCTGAAGTGGCGTGACGACGCGCTGCTCAAGGTGTCGTAG
- a CDS encoding YcnI family protein yields MKTSRVSFAAALAAGTVLLLSGPAFAHVSVQPGEATKGGYATINFKVPNERDNASTTQLEVNFPIDQPLTSVMPQDVPGWTVTVEKSKLDKPLTVHGKQINEAVTKVTWSGGKIEPGKFQQFPLSVGKLPETADQMVFKSLQTYDNGEVVRWIEEAKDGAEEPQNPAPVLKLTAAKGADHHGSDAKSDAKNAGAKDGKDAKDGHDKAAAEHGSDTTARVLGVAGIVVGLGGVAFGVASRRRSA; encoded by the coding sequence ATGAAGACCTCTCGCGTCTCCTTCGCCGCCGCCCTCGCCGCCGGCACCGTCCTCCTCCTCTCCGGCCCTGCCTTCGCACACGTCAGCGTGCAGCCCGGCGAGGCCACCAAGGGCGGGTACGCGACCATCAACTTCAAGGTCCCCAACGAGCGTGACAACGCCTCGACCACGCAGCTCGAGGTCAACTTCCCGATCGACCAGCCGCTCACGTCCGTCATGCCGCAGGACGTCCCCGGCTGGACCGTGACGGTCGAGAAGAGCAAGCTCGACAAGCCGCTCACCGTGCACGGCAAGCAGATCAACGAGGCCGTCACCAAGGTGACCTGGTCCGGCGGGAAGATCGAGCCCGGCAAGTTCCAGCAGTTCCCCCTCTCCGTGGGCAAGCTGCCGGAGACCGCCGACCAGATGGTCTTCAAGTCCCTCCAGACCTACGACAACGGCGAGGTCGTCCGCTGGATCGAAGAGGCCAAGGACGGCGCCGAGGAGCCGCAGAACCCGGCGCCCGTACTGAAGCTGACCGCCGCCAAGGGCGCTGACCACCACGGCTCCGACGCGAAGAGCGATGCCAAGAACGCCGGCGCCAAGGACGGCAAGGACGCGAAGGACGGCCACGACAAGGCGGCCGCCGAGCACGGCTCCGACACGACCGCGCGCGTCCTCGGCGTCGCCGGCATCGTCGTCGGACTGGGCGGTGTCGCCTTCGGCGTCGCCTCGCGCCGCCGCTCCGCCTGA
- a CDS encoding SCO family protein, whose protein sequence is MRTTRVTVAALVAAAALTLSACGGEPAKTGSVTQLSGGQSGAKAATVLDRPFSKPELVLTDTTGKPWNLREQTKGKPTLIYFGYTNCPDVCPLTMSNIAVAKKALPKADQDNLRVVFVTTDPERDTPESLGTWLNSQDPSFTGLTGDFATIQAAARTLGIGIEAAKKEADGSVVSMHGAQVIAFSPKTDEGYVLYGEGTTVDDYTKDLPKLIKGENP, encoded by the coding sequence ATGCGCACCACACGTGTGACGGTCGCCGCGCTCGTCGCGGCGGCCGCACTCACCCTCTCCGCCTGCGGCGGCGAACCCGCCAAGACCGGTTCGGTCACCCAGCTCTCGGGCGGCCAGAGCGGAGCCAAGGCCGCGACCGTTCTGGACCGCCCCTTCAGCAAGCCGGAACTCGTCCTCACGGACACCACCGGCAAGCCGTGGAACCTGCGTGAGCAGACCAAGGGCAAGCCGACGCTCATCTACTTCGGCTACACCAACTGCCCGGACGTGTGCCCCCTGACGATGAGCAACATCGCCGTCGCCAAGAAGGCACTGCCCAAGGCCGACCAGGACAACCTGCGGGTCGTCTTCGTCACCACCGATCCCGAACGGGACACTCCCGAATCCCTCGGCACGTGGCTGAACTCCCAGGACCCGTCCTTCACCGGACTGACCGGGGACTTCGCCACCATCCAGGCCGCCGCCCGCACGCTCGGCATCGGGATCGAGGCCGCCAAGAAGGAGGCCGACGGGAGCGTCGTCTCCATGCACGGCGCCCAGGTCATCGCGTTCTCGCCCAAGACCGACGAGGGCTACGTCCTCTACGGCGAGGGCACCACCGTCGACGACTACACCAAGGACCTGCCGAAGCTCATCAAGGGAGAGAACCCGTGA
- a CDS encoding copper chaperone PCu(A)C: MTARTTRTLAAALSLAAALVISGCSSSDSEDGAGKPKLTVSGAFMPEPVNDKMAGAFMVIKNGSKTADKLTGVTSSLSDDLQIHETKDQKMQQVPSMDVPANGELKLERGGDHVMFMGLKSTPKVGEKVTVELHFEKAAPVEVELDVKERTYTAQNSNAH, encoded by the coding sequence GTGACCGCCCGCACCACCCGCACCCTCGCCGCCGCCCTCTCCCTGGCGGCAGCGCTCGTCATATCCGGCTGCTCCTCCTCCGACTCCGAGGACGGGGCGGGCAAGCCGAAGCTGACGGTGAGCGGCGCCTTCATGCCCGAGCCCGTCAACGACAAGATGGCCGGCGCCTTCATGGTCATCAAGAACGGCTCCAAGACCGCCGACAAGCTCACCGGCGTGACGTCCTCGCTCTCGGACGATCTGCAGATCCACGAGACCAAGGACCAGAAGATGCAGCAGGTCCCCTCCATGGACGTGCCCGCGAACGGTGAGCTGAAGCTGGAGCGCGGCGGCGACCACGTCATGTTCATGGGGCTCAAGAGCACCCCGAAGGTCGGCGAGAAGGTCACCGTCGAGCTGCACTTCGAGAAGGCCGCCCCCGTCGAGGTCGAGCTCGACGTGAAGGAACGGACCTACACCGCTCAGAACTCCAACGCCCACTGA
- a CDS encoding copper resistance CopC/CopD family protein: MTATAPAPAPSAARVHATALLPRLALVLAALLATLFTAASPASAHAALTASDPKDGAVVATAPSQVTLSFSEQVAMGDDSIRVLDPQGRRVDTGELRDMCSGNVIRYGTALHSGLPGGTYTVAWQAVSADSHPISGAFTFSIGAPSATSVTLPAQQAGGGPVGIAYGIARYAAYAGFTVLVGACAFILLCWRRGAAERPLQKLVLRAWVTLTAATLAMLVLRTPYTGSGKFGDALDLEGLQAVLETKTGASLVSRLLLLGAAALFIAVLFGAYARRLPASGTAQGDADGGTEGNKEGNAEGDKDTSDLAFGLAIGGTVVSAGIAATWALSEHASTGIQSGIAMPVDILHLLAVAAWLGGLTALLVALHKVPGIERTAVRRFSTVAFVSVLVLAVTGTYQAWRQLGSWSALTDTSYGQLLLLKVGIVTVLLAVAYLSRKWTARLADGDTVQTPVKVVAPRDVSRETEPVTVPADPKRAAQLARQRAARTSAHEKRVRDADPDRAGLRRSVLAEAGIAVVLLAVTTVLTSTEPGRAVEQEAGRNGSATAVPDRAIKITLPFDTGGQNGKGEVRLELDPGRVGANTLHVWADAPDGKPLDLPEVKVAFTLPAKDIGPLPLVPDRAAAGHWSSSGVQLPLAGEWRIDVTVRTSDIDQTTVQKTVKIG, translated from the coding sequence ATGACGGCCACCGCCCCCGCCCCCGCCCCCTCCGCGGCCCGCGTCCACGCCACGGCACTGCTGCCGCGGCTCGCGCTGGTCCTCGCAGCCCTGCTGGCAACCCTGTTCACCGCGGCCTCCCCGGCCTCGGCACACGCCGCACTCACCGCGAGCGACCCCAAGGACGGGGCGGTGGTCGCCACGGCTCCCTCCCAGGTGACCCTCTCCTTCTCGGAGCAGGTCGCCATGGGCGACGACTCCATCCGCGTCCTGGACCCCCAGGGCCGTCGCGTCGACACCGGTGAACTGCGCGATATGTGCAGCGGGAACGTCATCCGCTACGGCACCGCGCTGCACTCCGGCCTTCCGGGCGGCACCTACACCGTCGCCTGGCAGGCCGTCTCGGCGGACAGCCACCCGATCTCCGGAGCCTTCACCTTCTCCATCGGCGCGCCCTCGGCCACCAGCGTCACGCTGCCCGCCCAGCAGGCGGGCGGCGGCCCCGTCGGCATCGCCTACGGGATCGCCCGCTACGCCGCCTACGCCGGGTTCACCGTCCTCGTCGGCGCCTGCGCCTTCATCCTGCTGTGCTGGCGCCGGGGCGCCGCCGAACGGCCGCTCCAGAAGCTCGTCCTGCGCGCCTGGGTCACCCTCACCGCCGCCACCCTCGCCATGCTGGTGCTGCGCACCCCGTACACGGGGTCCGGGAAGTTCGGCGACGCGCTCGACCTGGAGGGCCTGCAGGCGGTCCTGGAGACCAAGACCGGCGCCTCTCTCGTCTCCCGGCTGCTCCTGCTGGGCGCCGCCGCCCTCTTCATCGCGGTCCTCTTCGGTGCCTACGCACGGCGTCTGCCCGCCTCCGGCACGGCGCAGGGGGACGCGGACGGCGGCACGGAAGGGAACAAGGAAGGGAACGCGGAAGGGGACAAGGACACCAGCGACCTCGCCTTCGGCCTCGCCATCGGCGGCACCGTCGTGTCCGCGGGCATCGCCGCCACCTGGGCCCTGTCCGAACATGCCTCCACCGGTATCCAGTCCGGTATCGCAATGCCCGTCGACATCCTGCACCTGCTGGCCGTCGCGGCCTGGCTCGGCGGTCTCACCGCGCTGCTGGTCGCGCTCCACAAGGTCCCCGGGATCGAGCGTACGGCCGTCCGGCGCTTCTCCACCGTCGCCTTCGTCAGCGTCCTGGTGCTCGCCGTGACCGGCACCTACCAGGCCTGGCGTCAGCTCGGCAGCTGGTCCGCCCTCACGGACACCAGCTACGGACAGCTCCTGCTCCTCAAGGTCGGCATCGTCACCGTCCTGCTCGCCGTCGCCTACCTGTCGCGGAAGTGGACCGCGCGGCTTGCCGACGGTGACACCGTGCAGACGCCGGTGAAGGTGGTCGCGCCGCGCGATGTTTCACGTGAAACAGAGCCCGTCACCGTCCCGGCGGACCCCAAGCGTGCCGCCCAGCTCGCGCGGCAGCGCGCGGCCCGCACGAGCGCCCACGAGAAGCGGGTACGCGACGCCGATCCGGACCGTGCCGGACTGCGCCGCTCGGTGCTGGCCGAGGCGGGCATCGCCGTGGTCCTTCTCGCCGTCACCACGGTCCTCACCAGCACGGAGCCGGGCCGCGCCGTGGAGCAGGAGGCGGGCCGCAATGGATCCGCCACCGCCGTGCCCGACCGCGCGATCAAGATCACTCTGCCCTTCGACACCGGCGGCCAGAACGGCAAGGGGGAGGTGCGGCTCGAACTCGACCCGGGCCGGGTCGGCGCCAACACCCTCCACGTCTGGGCCGACGCCCCGGACGGCAAGCCCCTCGACCTCCCCGAGGTCAAGGTCGCCTTCACCCTCCCCGCCAAGGACATCGGGCCCCTGCCGCTCGTCCCCGACCGTGCCGCCGCCGGGCACTGGAGCTCTTCGGGCGTCCAGTTGCCGCTGGCGGGCGAATGGCGGATCGACGTGACCGTGCGCACCTCCGACATCGACCAGACGACCGTCCAGAAGACCGTGAAGATCGGCTGA